In a single window of the Neodiprion virginianus isolate iyNeoVirg1 chromosome 1, iyNeoVirg1.1, whole genome shotgun sequence genome:
- the LOC124310010 gene encoding glucose dehydrogenase [FAD, quinone]-like, with amino-acid sequence MAYNFTSRSTCNADFLGPSLADICSGSSFVLFMSLLNTFVRDKNKISGICERIKPIERPDPEYDFVVIGGGAAGSVVASRLSEISNWKVLLIEAGPDEPTAAEIPSFFNDDLISWGYQTTNESHACLSTNGSCSFSSAKALGGNTVHNGMVYLRGNPTDYNNWAALGNEGWSWNEVKPFFLKAENNSEIHRVGRFWHATGGPLTVGRFPYQPPITYSVLAAAKEAGFGVSHDLNGDDLTGFSIVQTTNKHGVRRSSARAYLWPARHRRNLHVSLNSTCTRIIIENGAAVGVEYYQNGEFKTVHASREVILSAGSIKSPHVLLLSGVGPQNHLKSMGVEVVKNLPGVGENYHDHLYYQVTFTVNEADIYDNNWAAASEYLAFQTGPLSATGLNQVLGVISSPATMPDYPDTQIQCAGYVPSCAPGEIGALQSTGRRVVAFLSGWEHPKSRGRISLASKNPFQYPVIWGNFLDNSDDVAGLVRGINFILALAETKALKAHNLTLSNTPLEACSDHLFPSDEYWECAVHQNMLPQSHNVGSCKMGPPSDPMAVVDPQLRVYGIKGLRIADASIMPQVISANTAAATMMIGERAAHFIKTYWGGH; translated from the exons ATGGCGTACAACTTTACTTCGAGATCCACCTGCAATGCTGACTTCCTGGGGCCGAGCTTGGCAGATATTTGTAGCGGATCTTCCTTCGTTTTGTTCATGTCACTTCTAAACACATTCGTacgcgataaaaataaaatatctggGATATGCGAGCGCATAAAGCCGATCGAAAGACCGGATCCTGAGTACGACTTCGTCGTAATTGGTG GTGGTGCTGCCGGTTCCGTAGTGGCTTCAAGActtagtgaaatttcaaattggaaAGTTTTACTAATCGAGGCTGGTCCTGACGAGCCTACAGCTGCGGAAATCCCTAGTTTCTTCAATG ACGATCTCATCAGCTGGGGCTACCAGACGACGAACGAGAGCCACGCCTGTCTTTCCACGAATGGTTCGTGCTCTTTTTCATCCGCGAAAGCTCTTGGCGGAAATACGGTGCACAATGGTATGGTGTATCTGCGAGGAAACCCTACGGACTACAACAACTGGGCTGCTCTTGGTAACGAGGGTTGGTCATGGAACGAAGTTAAACCATTCTTTCTAAAAGCAGAGAACAACAGTGAAATACACAGAGTGGGAAGATTTTGGCACGCCACGGGAGGACCGCTCACGGTTGGAAGGTTTCCGTATCAACCTCCCATCACATATTCGGTCCTCGCTGCGGCTAAAGAAGCAGGCTTTGGCGTCAGTCACGATTTGAATGGGGATGACCTCACTGGTTTCAGTATAGTCCAAACCACGAACAAACACGGAGTCAGACGCAGCAGTGCCAGGGCTTATCTATGGCCGGCCAGACACCGTAGGAACCTCCACGTGTCCTTGAACTCCACCTGCACCAGAATCATAATTGAAAATGGAGCAGCAGTCGGCGTCGAGTACTACCAG AATGGCGAGTTCAAGACGGTTCATGCATCGCGGGAAGTGATTCTCTCCGCCGGCAGTATCAAATCACCGCATGTTTTGCTTCTCTCCGGTGTTGGACCTCAAAATCACCTCAAGTCCATGGGGGTCGAAGTGGTGAAGAATCTGCCTGGCGTTGGAGAGAATTATCACGACCACTTATATTACCAAGTCACCTTCACGGTCAACGAAGCTGATATCTATGACAATAACTGGGCTGCGGCCAGTGAGTATCTCGCTTTTCAGACTGGTCCTTTGTCGGCTACTGGACTGAATCAGGTACTGGGTGTGATTTCGTCTCCCGCGACGATGCCTGACTATCCCGATACCCAGATCCAATGCGCAGGATATGTCCCGTCCTGCGCACCAGGAGAGATTGGCGCTCTTCAGAGCACCGGACGACGCGTCGTGGCCTTTTTGTCAGGATGGGAACATCCCAAGAGCAGAG GTAGAATCAGTTTGGCGTCAAAGAACCCTTTTCAATATCCAGTCATCTGGGGAAACTTTCTGGACAATTCTGACGATGTCGCCGGCCTAGTTCGAGGCATAAATTTCATACTAGCCTTGGCCGAGACGAAGGCATTGAAAGCCCACAACTTAACTCTGTCCAATACGCCTTTAGAGGCGTGCTCCGATCATCTGTTTCCCAGCGATGAGTATTGGGAATGTGCCGTTCATCAGAATATGCTCCCCCAATCTCACAACGTCGGTTCTTGCAAAATGGGTCCTCCCTCCGATCCCATGGCAGTTGTCGATCCCCAGTTACGAGTCTACGGAATAAAGGGACTTCGCATTGCTGATGCTTCTATAATGCCTCAG GTGATATCTGCTAACACTGCAGCTGCGACCATGATGATTGGGGAGCGAGCAGCCCACTTTATAAAGACATATTGGGGCGGACATTAA